In the Clostridium sp. 'White wine YQ' genome, ATTATAGGATTAAAAAAGAAGTAATTTTTAAGGGGTAATTATGGATATAATTTGTACAGTAGCACCAAATACATTAGAAAAAACAACATTAAATAAATTAAGAAATTCAGGTGGAAATATAATCAGGTTAAATTTCTCCCACTTTAGTGAAGATTTCTTTAGGGAAATAGTAAAGAAAATAAGAAAAGAGGGTATTAGTGTCAACATTTTAGGTGATATACAAGGAAGTAAAATAAGGGTGTGGAGTGAAATGCAAAGGCCAATTAGACTTTTGCATAAGGAACTAATTAAAATATGTTCCTATGAAAAATATAAGGAATTAATATCATTAGAGGAAAAACTAATTCCTCTTAATTTGAATATAGATAATTTTAAGAAGATCACTTCTAGGGAAATAACATTTCAAGATGGTGCAATAAATCTTCAAATAGTAAATAAAAATGAAGATTTTTTGATTGGAAAGGTTAAAAGAGGAGGAATTGTTAGGGCAGAAAAAAGCTGTAATATTAAAGGGTATATAAGAGAGGAGAAAAGTATCAGTACTAAAGATAAACGAGATATTGATTTTTGTTTA is a window encoding:
- a CDS encoding pyruvate kinase, which produces MDIICTVAPNTLEKTTLNKLRNSGGNIIRLNFSHFSEDFFREIVKKIRKEGISVNILGDIQGSKIRVWSEMQRPIRLLHKELIKICSYEKYKELISLEEKLIPLNLNIDNFKKITSREITFQDGAINLQIVNKNEDFLIGKVKRGGIVRAEKSCNIKGYIREEKSISTKDKRDIDFCLEEELNIIALSYIESKEGLLKYKNYILNKSKEMGKVLPKLYAKIETFKGVENIKSISEECDGIIIARGDLVPEVGINNIPIIQRMIFKRCKSRELIVATHLLDSLVKGKEVSPAEVDDIYWFIKNGATGFLLAKETTITDDPSKAVNIINKLINKYS